The following proteins are co-located in the Onychomys torridus chromosome 6, mOncTor1.1, whole genome shotgun sequence genome:
- the LOC118585773 gene encoding guanylate-binding protein 4-like encodes MASGTSMEAPICLVENENEELKVNPKAVKILEKIAQPVVVVAIVGLYRTGKSYLMNRLAGQNHGFSLGTTVRSETKGIWMWCVPHPTKPQFKLVLLDTEGLGDVEKGDPKNDSWIFALAVLLSSTFVYNSMSTINHQALEQLHYVTELTELIRAKSTSGSEEMDDSCEFVSFFPDFVWTVRDFVLELKLHGRNITADEYLENALKLIPGRGLKAQCSNMPRECIRHFFPKRKCFVFDRPTKEKELLVHVEEMPEDQLDQNFQWQSKAFCSHIFSSAKAKTLKEGIIVNGNRLATLVMTYVNSINSGAVPCLENAVTTLAEHENSAAVQRAVDHYSEQMAQQVSLPTDTLQELLEGHTACEKEALAVFMEHSFKDDNQEFQKKLVAVIEERKEDFMRRNEAASLSHCQAELEKLAEPLRESISRGAFSVPGGHSLYLEARRKVEQGYEKVPRKGVKANHVLQSFLQSQVTIEDSILQSDKALTDRQKAMEAERAQKEAAEQEQELLRQKQMEMQQVMEAQERSYKENMAQLHEKMETERKNLLREQEEMLAHKLKIQEDMLNEGFKRKCEAMDSEISQLQKEIQKNTNQNSSLDAKLREGFGNVLLEVLPGAGKVLSLGMKMLHNRMRRAMISY; translated from the exons GCTTCAGTCTGGGCACTACAGTGAGGTCTGAGACTAAGGGAATCTGGATGTGGTGTGTGCCTCACCCCACCAAGCCACAATTCAAACTCGTGCTTCTGGATACAGAAGGTCTAGGTGATGTGGAAAAG GGGGACCCTAAGAATGACTCATGGATCTTCGCCCTGGCCGTGCTTCTAAGCAGCACCTTTGTCTACAACAGCATGAGCACCATCAACCACCAGGCCCTGGAGCAGCTGCA CTATGTCACTGAACTGACGGAGCTGATCAGGGCAAAATCCACATCAGGATCTGAAGAAATGGATGACTCCTGTGAGTTCGTGAGTTTCTTTCCAGACTTTGTCTGGACTGTTCGGGATTTTGttctggagctgaagttgcaTGGACGTAACATCACAGCAGATGAGTACCTGGAGAATGCCCTGAAGCTGATTCCAG GCAGGGGTCTCAAAGCTCAATGTTCTAACATGCCTAGGGAATGCATCAGGCATTTCTTTCCAAAAcggaaatgttttgtttttgatcgacctacaaaagaaaaagaactcttAGTCCATGTTGAGGAAATGCCAGAAGACCAGTTGGATCAAAATTTCCAATGGCAATCGAAAGCATTCTGCTCTCACATCTTCTCCAGTGCAAAGGCCAAGACCTTGAAAGAGGGAATCATTGTCAATGGAAACC GACTGGCAACTTTGGTGATGACCTATGTAAATTCCATCAATAGTGGAGCAGTTCCTTGTTTGGAGAATGCAGTGACCACTCTGGCCGAGCATGAGAACTCTGCAGCTGTGCAGAGGGCGGTTGACCACTACAGTGAACAGATGGCCCAGCAAGTGAGCCTCCCCACAGACACACTCCAGGAGCTGCTGGAGGGGCACACAGCCTGTGAGAAGGAAGCCCTTGCTGTCTTCATGGAGCACTCCTTTAAGGACGATAACCAAGAATTCCAGAAGAAGTTGGTG GCTGTcatagaggaaaggaaggaagatttcaTGCGACGGAATGAAGCAGCATCTCTCAGTCACTGCCAGGCTGAGCTGGAGAAGCTGGCAGAACCCCTCAGGGAGAGCATCTCACGTGGAGCTTTCTCTGTGCCTGGTGGGCACAGCCTCTACTTAGAAGCCAGGAGGAAGGTTGAGCAGGGCTATGAGAAAGTGCCCAGGAAGGGAGTAAAG GCAAATCATGTTCTTCAGAGCTTCCTACAGTCTCAGGTTACCATAGAGGACTCCATCTTGCAGTCAGACAAAGCCCTCACTGATCGACAGAAGGCCATGGAAG CTGAGCGGGCTCAGAAGGAGGCGGCAGAACAGGAGCAGGAGCTGCTGAGACAGAAACAGATGGAAATGCAGCAAGTGATGGAGGCTCAGGAGAGAAGCTACAAGGAAAACATGGCCCAACTGCACGAGAAGATGGAGACTGAGAGGAAGAACCTTCTGAGAGAGCAAGAGGAGATGCTAGCACACAAGTTGAAG atcCAAGAAGACATGCTTAATGAGGGATTTAAAAGGAAATGTGAAGCAATGGATTCAGAGATAAGCCAACTACAAAAAGAGATTCAAAAAAATACGAATCAGAATAGCTCACTGGATGCTAAACTCCGTGAAGGGTTTGGAAATGTGTTACTTGAAGTATTGCCTGGTGCTGGTAAGGTACTTAGTCTAGGGATGAAAATGCTACACAATCGAATGAGAAGGGCAATGATTTCTTATTAG